In Pocillopora verrucosa isolate sample1 chromosome 13, ASM3666991v2, whole genome shotgun sequence, one genomic interval encodes:
- the LOC131768811 gene encoding uncharacterized protein yields MNPLVRSQNLCFPLSSLPDDVVLYLAQYLSPRQIGIMARLNRHFRKIFNSPHLWRYINLKIRLHDRKIASEAIEILKVRGIRNLEFENMVHSYLKPYETKTVQPLLCPHLDKLTFKVTTQFTLEALYNAASQGKLNLRRLAFGTVDIKLQKRIKRTFEQVLKSLPSIEEVSFGRVDVNDSAGSNPLADDVQRALCSSGKLTSISLVCQESVEMSWLKAVVSSNPHLQKLCLSLIWLTDYGEAGELHDVEQGVLSSLETFELHVRDTYHNSRRLTNHILDWAFPSNKVPYKNLTSLDVTCPHNPIMFTQLLKFPALKRLNLTGSFVPKEQSLWDFPNFQTLEWLELNSCRGISGDQLHFLSQKVGKTLCYLGLAQIPMITNNNLRELAIMFPVLRTLDLSACLRITDALLVEWYIKHNRNEWPKLRKIILKGCEEISVDVVNSVRLKTRNQLLVDL; encoded by the exons ATGAATCCTCTAGTTCGTTCACAGAATCTTTGTTTTCCACTGAGCTCTCTGCCAGATGATGTGGTCTTGTATCTCGCACAATACCTCAGTCCGCGCCAAATAGGAATCATGGCACGACTAAACCGACATTTCCGGAAAATATTCAACTCTCCTCATCTCTGGAGATATATCAACTTGAAGATACGACTTCACGATAGAAAGATTGCCTCCGAGGCCATAGAGATCCTTAAAGTTAGAGGTATAAGAAACCTGGAATTCGAAAATATGGTGCACTCATATTTAAAACCTTATGAAACAAAAACCGTGCAGCCACTTTTATGTCCTCACCTTGATAAACTTACCTTTAAAGTTACGACTCAGTTTACTCTCGAAGCTCTTTACAACGCTGCTTCCCAGGGAAAACTTAATCTCAGGAGGCTTGCATTTGGAACTGTGGACATAAAGTTACAAAAAAGGATAAAACGGACCTTTGAACAAGTGTTGAAAAGCCTACCCTCAATTGAAGAAGTGAGCTTTGGAAGAGTGGATGTGAATGAC TCAGCAGGCTCAAATCCACTGGCAGATGATGTGCAGAGGGCTTTATGCAGCAGTGGGAAATTGACAAGCATCTCACTTGTATGTCAAGAGTCAGTAGAGATGTCTTGGCTCAAAGCAGTTGTCAGTAGTAATCCACACTTGCAAAAGTTGTGTCTGAGTTTGATATGGCTCACGGATTATGGTGAAGCAG gaGAATTACACGATGTTGAACAAGGTGTGTTGTCTAGCCTAGAAACATTTGAATTACATGTACGTGACACTTATCACAACAGCAGAAGACTAACAAACCACATTCTTGATTGGGCATTTCCAAGTAACAAAGTACCATACAAAAACCTTACAAGCTTGGATGTGACATGTCCCCATAATCCCATTATGTTTACACAGCTTCTTAAATTTCCTGCTTTGAAGAGGCTGAATTTGACTGGTTCATTTGTGCCCAAAGAGCAATCCCTATGGGATTTTCCCAATTTCCAAACCTTGGAGTGGTTAGAACTAAATAGCTGCCGTGGAATCAGTGGTGATCAACTACACTTTCTGTCTCAAAAAGTGGGAAAGACTCTCTGCTACTTAGGCCTTGCACAAATTCCAATGATTACCAATAATAATCTACGAGAACTGGCTATTATGTTTCCTGTTCTTAGAACCCTTGACCTGAGTGCATGTTTAAGAATCACAGATGCATTGCTGGTGGAGTGGTACATTAAGCACAATAGAAATGAATGGCCAAAGTtgagaaaaatcattttgaaaggTTGTGAGGAAATCAGTGTGGATGTTGTAAACTCAGTACGGTTAAAGACAAGAAATCAACTTCTCGTTGACTTGTGA
- the LOC131768812 gene encoding acylphosphatase-1-like has product MAAGRKASSLCSVDFEVFGKVQGVFFRKYTKINATKHKLVGWVMNTPHNTVIGQLQGETANVRLMRKWLRVTGSPQSRIDRCEFKNEKNISVLEFNDFDIRKMKPQ; this is encoded by the exons atggcggctggTAGAAAGGCAAGCTCTCTCTGTTCAGTGGACTTTGAGGTTTTTGGGAAGGTACAAG gtgTATTTTTTCGAAAG TACACCAAGATTAATGCCACCAAACACAAACTGGTTGGCTGGGTAATGAACACACCACACAACACAGTGATTGGACAGCTTCAGGGAGAGACTGCAAATGTTCGTCTCAT GAGAAAGTGGTTGAGAGTCACAGGAAGCCCACAATCAAGAATTGATCGATGTGAattcaagaatgaaaaaaacattagTGTGCTGGAATTTAATGATTTTGACATCAGGAAAATGAAGCCACAGTGA
- the LOC131790173 gene encoding sarcoplasmic reticulum histidine-rich calcium-binding protein-like, whose translation MKMKSFILMGLLSLLITTHAAVGDEEVVEEPMLEPKLSQESERESNANDAPSEEVNSEPPTDSAENSSEDDKKYALGSLCNYCTYCKFCELCDKDCPCEKSKKKPNCHLCKYCKYCSLCSVCDTVCTPGGVIDVVSSAIYSSLPSFDKETKEKVDNDIKSARKWIKEYL comes from the exons ATGAAAATGAAGTCGTTCATTTTGATGGGCCTCCTTAGCCTCCTGATAACCACACATGCTGCTGTCGGTGACGAAGAGGTTGTAGAGGAACCAATGCTAGAGCCAAAACTGTCACAAGAGTCGGAACGCGAGTCAAACGCCAACGACGCGCCATCGGAAGAGGTCAACTCGGAACCTCCAACGGATTCAGCAGAAAACTCTTCCGAAGATGACAAAAAATATGCTCTGGGGTCATTATGTAACTATTGTACCTATTGCAAG TTTTGTGAATTATGTGACAAGGATTGTCCCTgtgagaaaagtaagaaaaagcCAAACTGTCACTTGTGCAAG TATTGCAAATATTGTAGCCTTTGCAGTGTTTGTGACACAGTTTGCACTCCag GGGGAGTAATCGACGTTGTGAGTTCAGCTATTTACAG CTCTCTTCCATCTtttgacaaagaaacaaaagaaaaagtcgACAATGACATCAAATCAGCCAGGAAATGGATCAAGGAATACCTCTGA